One region of Scophthalmus maximus strain ysfricsl-2021 chromosome 13, ASM2237912v1, whole genome shotgun sequence genomic DNA includes:
- the LOC118317992 gene encoding transmembrane protein 69-like codes for MLAVIFRKGTFAARKVLHRAGPPQRCWTSALTGGAPDGGCGSLQTCWASSARLPPTGRDVGLFKAPAVLGVGRTEPFPRTQIHESPILARERHFHSSAARLKKRPKPEPPPRELDLLRYDMKDLRNGPKPALWLGFAGLIPFVSPTMLMAATECFYPELAFAQLAYGAAILSFLGGARWGFALPESSPGKPDWINLANSVVPALLAWTAMLMSDNIVAATTMAIMGHGVALHYDLSLLPTYPSWFKALRSVLTIVAFFSLFGTLVMSGLFPEKIIFSD; via the exons ATGCTCGCCGTCATTTTCAGAAAAGGCACCTTCGCAGCCCGAAAG gTGTTGCACCGGGCAGGTCCTCCACAAAGATGCTGGACATCAGCCCTGACCGGAGGGGCTCCCGACGGAGGATGTGGCTCCCTGCAGACCTGCTGGGCCTCGTCAGCAAGGCTGCCACCTACAGGAAGGGACGTGGGACTTTTTAAAGCTCCCGCTGTCCTCGGCGTCGGGAGGACCGAGCCCTTCCCGAGGACTCAAATCCACGAGTCTCCGATTCTAGCAAGAGAGCGACATTTCCACTCCTCCGCCGCGAGGTTGAAGAAGCGGCCTAAGCCGGAACCTCCACCACGAGAGCTGGACCTGCTGCGCTACGACATGAAGGACCTGCGGAACGGACCCAAACCCGCCTTGTGGCTGGGGTTCGCCGGGCTGATCCCCTTCGTGTCCCCCACCATGCTCATGGCTGCGACTGAATGCTTCTACCCAGAGTTGGCCTTTGCGCAGTTGGCCTacggcgccgccatcttgtcctTTCTGGGTGGCGCTCGCTGGGGGTTCGCTCTTCCCGAGAGCAGCCCAGGCAAGCCAGACTGGATCAACCTGGCCAACAGTGTGGTTCCCGCCCTCTTGGCCTGGACGGCCATGCTGATGAGCGACAACATCGTTGCCGCCACCACTATGGCGATCATGGGACACGGAGTGGCATTGCATTACgatctctctctgctccccacTTACCCCAGCTGGTTCAAAGCTCTGCGCTCTGTCCTGACCATTGTGgcatttttctctctatttGGTACTCTCGTGATGAGTGGACTATTCCCAGAGAAGATCATCTTCTCAGAttga